The following are encoded together in the Pseudovibrio sp. M1P-2-3 genome:
- a CDS encoding DotA/TraY family protein, whose product MSTVASTISDLLAEPKDTDLAWRWVEALFPLGESPIGDAFGTVSGVVTFFGALLMGWHIISGVVSTASSGRVLGDKYHQLYAPIRVILGFGLLIPLSDGFSAGHYLLRDVIGRAAIQLGNAPIKAYMEKYKSNPISVVVKSTQGERVFDALFDSEMCLRYFNEQRQYNTFLRTITYPPRSRRQYIRDGVEYFNYGVCGELQLNTFTSDGSAHKLTAVARSGLTLKMADNIAKYLDRFNWETVIALLPKENNFNEASVALAGTLRENGYVPGDFHDFRNKRIEVWNNGLRKKAKVIYQGSLTEQQSSQLFTLVDKGGFMMAGAYERILSKIAATTTTVINELPDYSSPSETLLGPSVAGYSWLVTTFKNVSNMSTASSTPASDPSETGQGGEETPTEPINNKASSQKYAMGKIEGAFEDIISTTSPRIMGSPGLDWSEWSNDPVGDMIWRGRMLLLGADVAIIGMATMEGATFAARVGTASSWLVPAIGVGGAAFIEKFVGNLLGWLSYGVLVALIAGMLHTYILPLIPFVMVLIMGFGWAVAFLEAAIAVVLWAFVFIRMDGQDLVDQQQSAGVGLLFNLLLRPAIGMLAFIGCMALLPVMINTLNVSWGAVWDLVSVDRDSLNPMEHPANIDVLSWIWTFIAETVIIMFLQWHFTLRLYSMIPTIADRVGAWMGINSAGYQDQHESHAAVAAVTGATAGGANAIMSNMKPAGPKPDGKGKGKGNGGKNDLDGPTTPSKSKSTEVSQGPIQK is encoded by the coding sequence ATGAGTACAGTGGCAAGCACGATTTCAGATCTTCTGGCTGAGCCTAAAGACACAGACCTTGCCTGGCGGTGGGTGGAAGCTCTCTTCCCGTTGGGAGAAAGCCCAATAGGTGATGCTTTTGGGACCGTCAGCGGGGTAGTTACCTTTTTTGGCGCATTATTGATGGGGTGGCATATCATCTCGGGGGTTGTCAGCACCGCTTCAAGTGGGAGGGTCTTGGGCGATAAATATCATCAGCTCTATGCTCCGATCCGTGTCATCTTAGGGTTCGGCCTACTCATTCCCTTGTCAGACGGGTTTTCAGCAGGACACTATTTATTGCGGGATGTGATTGGCCGGGCGGCCATCCAGTTGGGCAATGCCCCCATTAAAGCCTATATGGAAAAATACAAATCCAACCCCATAAGTGTGGTTGTAAAAAGTACGCAAGGTGAGCGTGTCTTTGATGCCCTGTTCGACAGTGAGATGTGTTTAAGATATTTTAACGAGCAGCGCCAATATAATACATTCTTGCGTACGATCACCTATCCCCCTAGAAGCCGGCGTCAATATATTCGCGATGGGGTTGAATATTTTAACTATGGAGTTTGCGGCGAACTGCAACTCAATACGTTTACCTCCGATGGTTCTGCCCATAAATTGACTGCCGTAGCCCGGTCGGGCCTAACCTTAAAAATGGCAGACAATATCGCAAAATACCTTGATAGATTCAATTGGGAGACAGTGATCGCGCTTCTGCCGAAGGAAAATAACTTTAACGAGGCGTCTGTTGCTCTTGCGGGTACACTTCGTGAGAACGGTTATGTTCCCGGCGACTTTCATGATTTTCGAAATAAGAGAATTGAAGTTTGGAACAATGGTCTTAGGAAAAAGGCCAAAGTAATTTATCAAGGGTCTCTAACCGAGCAACAATCAAGCCAGTTATTTACCCTAGTGGATAAGGGCGGCTTTATGATGGCTGGAGCGTACGAGCGCATCCTATCCAAAATCGCGGCCACTACGACCACAGTGATTAATGAATTGCCGGATTATAGTTCTCCCAGTGAAACTTTATTAGGCCCGTCAGTTGCCGGTTACTCATGGCTTGTGACCACTTTCAAAAATGTTTCTAACATGTCAACTGCCAGTAGCACGCCAGCTAGTGATCCTTCCGAGACAGGACAGGGGGGGGAGGAAACTCCCACTGAACCGATTAACAATAAGGCTTCCTCGCAAAAATATGCGATGGGGAAGATCGAGGGTGCTTTTGAAGATATCATCAGCACGACCAGCCCGAGAATAATGGGGTCGCCAGGTTTAGATTGGAGTGAATGGTCCAATGATCCTGTTGGTGATATGATTTGGCGTGGCAGAATGCTCTTACTGGGCGCAGACGTTGCGATCATTGGTATGGCTACAATGGAGGGAGCAACTTTCGCGGCACGTGTTGGAACTGCATCTTCATGGTTAGTCCCTGCGATTGGGGTAGGTGGTGCTGCATTTATTGAAAAGTTTGTTGGTAACTTACTTGGGTGGCTCAGCTATGGGGTACTCGTTGCCCTTATTGCTGGCATGTTACACACCTACATTCTTCCGCTTATCCCATTCGTCATGGTACTAATCATGGGTTTTGGCTGGGCCGTGGCTTTCTTGGAAGCAGCAATTGCGGTTGTCTTATGGGCGTTTGTGTTCATACGTATGGATGGCCAGGATCTTGTGGACCAGCAACAGTCCGCAGGTGTTGGGCTCCTATTTAATCTTCTACTACGCCCGGCCATCGGGATGCTGGCCTTTATCGGGTGTATGGCTCTCCTTCCCGTTATGATTAATACGCTGAATGTCAGTTGGGGCGCCGTATGGGATTTGGTTTCAGTTGATCGCGATAGTCTTAATCCAATGGAACATCCAGCCAATATTGATGTTTTATCGTGGATTTGGACGTTCATTGCCGAAACTGTGATTATTATGTTTCTCCAGTGGCATTTTACTCTTCGTCTATACTCGATGATTCCCACTATTGCGGATCGCGTTGGAGCCTGGATGGGTATTAACTCCGCCGGTTATCAAGACCAGCATGAAAGCCATGCAGCTGTAGCGGCCGTTACGGGTGCAACAGCTGGTGGTGCAAACGCAATTATGTCGAATATGAAACCCGCGGGACCAAAACCTGACGGAAAAGGTAAGGGTAAGGGAAATGGTGGCAAAAATGACTTGGATGGCCCAACGACCCCTTCCAAATCAAAAAGTACGGAGGTCTCCCAGGGGCCGATACAAAAATAG
- the icmJ gene encoding type IVB secretion system protein IcmJDotN translates to MAGQKQQLILSVKCKNWRMNSQDSHKADTEFKTMRTKALKRDKQTCQFCGFKDKQWQEVHHLNDDHSDNRLSNLITICAFCHNCHHIGYAGVQKEAVLIWAPEVTQQELHHIVRSCLVAKAWADKCLAKPGILQKVRLNALKNNDSCQALLSALRARTRDAEKWILTSDPTVLANMLLTLPHKDYQRRHEFLSGIRLLPLGYRAHEGGNLYEQRAKKWIEQGGVYSNLKPETWSSLADGFLNS, encoded by the coding sequence ATGGCAGGTCAAAAACAACAACTCATCTTAAGTGTGAAATGTAAGAACTGGAGAATGAACAGCCAAGATTCACATAAAGCTGATACCGAGTTCAAAACAATGCGTACCAAAGCACTTAAGAGAGATAAGCAGACCTGCCAGTTTTGCGGATTTAAAGACAAACAATGGCAAGAAGTCCATCATCTAAACGATGACCACAGTGATAATCGTCTCTCTAATTTGATAACGATATGTGCGTTTTGTCATAATTGTCACCACATAGGTTATGCCGGAGTACAAAAGGAGGCCGTTCTTATTTGGGCTCCTGAAGTAACCCAACAAGAACTTCATCATATTGTCCGTTCATGTCTGGTGGCCAAGGCTTGGGCAGACAAGTGCCTTGCAAAACCTGGGATCTTACAAAAGGTTCGTTTAAATGCACTGAAAAACAATGACAGTTGTCAAGCTCTATTGAGTGCGCTGCGTGCAAGAACCCGTGATGCAGAGAAATGGATTTTGACAAGCGATCCCACTGTTTTGGCTAATATGCTCCTTACTTTACCACATAAAGACTATCAGCGCAGACATGAGTTCTTATCGGGCATTCGCCTTCTTCCACTTGGTTATAGAGCACATGAGGGTGGAAATCTTTATGAGCAACGGGCAAAGAAATGGATCGAACAAGGAGGCGTTTATTCAAACCTGAAACCTGAAACCTGGTCGTCATTGGCTGATGGTTTTTTAAACTCTTAA
- a CDS encoding winged helix-turn-helix transcriptional regulator: protein MNITNPEEAINFSKALRKFEQCIRNSSCNPMARNLTLLHILILIELQNGPLLTTQLGQRLEFQKNLSPSLIKLERMAIITRSNNHQDARQKTIELTNHGELLIADIKDFWEERKETHH, encoded by the coding sequence ATGAATATAACAAACCCTGAAGAGGCAATTAATTTTAGCAAGGCCTTAAGGAAGTTTGAGCAATGCATTCGCAACTCAAGCTGCAATCCGATGGCACGTAACCTTACCCTTTTACATATTCTCATTTTAATAGAGCTCCAAAATGGTCCCCTCTTGACCACTCAACTTGGACAAAGGCTTGAGTTTCAAAAGAACCTTTCTCCCAGCCTTATTAAACTGGAGCGCATGGCCATTATCACCAGAAGTAACAATCATCAAGACGCACGGCAAAAAACCATTGAACTCACCAACCATGGTGAGCTGCTTATTGCTGATATTAAAGACTTTTGGGAAGAAAGGAAGGAGACACATCACTAG
- a CDS encoding invasion associated locus B family protein: protein MMRTFIPTIVLTLLSISPVSAFQAVKDWSVFGNDTLCWASTYPIDGKTINKIKGKKDGHLSVLYYPAQNTVSAISVGAGVLNSDQWTVSFDVDGRRFEALSFKQAAFVGSGAPERRLIAAMKAGKQMTVSWKDAYGNRAKEVYSLLGFTEASKEAAVKCRNL, encoded by the coding sequence ATGATGAGAACATTTATCCCAACAATAGTACTGACCCTTTTAAGCATATCACCCGTTTCTGCCTTCCAAGCTGTGAAGGATTGGTCAGTATTTGGGAACGATACACTTTGTTGGGCATCGACTTATCCAATCGATGGGAAAACTATAAATAAAATCAAGGGTAAGAAGGATGGCCATTTATCGGTTCTATATTATCCTGCCCAAAATACGGTCTCTGCTATTTCAGTTGGAGCAGGTGTCTTAAATAGTGATCAGTGGACTGTATCTTTTGATGTGGACGGACGGCGATTTGAGGCACTTTCGTTCAAACAAGCTGCTTTCGTCGGATCTGGCGCGCCTGAGCGCCGGTTGATTGCAGCTATGAAAGCAGGCAAGCAGATGACTGTGAGCTGGAAGGATGCATATGGGAATAGAGCCAAAGAAGTATATTCTTTACTCGGCTTTACAGAAGCTTCAAAAGAAGCTGCCGTAAAATGTCGTAATTTATAG
- a CDS encoding MucR family transcriptional regulator, producing MGSNIRNLDAATVEILVNGTARLVSASLAKSDIENQHVPSIIEDVFSELVYTAQSLQEPRPVFEMEVLQEITPPSPHRQLPAPQKHTAKSVPVPQLDFSFDDQSEVVEPSPAPAPEKTLHKPVFSGVTLYFDGIICLEDNKKVLNLREHLKSHHNMRPQEYRDKWKLPETYPMIAPSKLMKQAATHRVDPATSKLIPL from the coding sequence ATGGGGTCTAATATTCGCAACCTTGATGCGGCAACAGTAGAAATTCTGGTCAACGGAACAGCCAGACTTGTCTCTGCCAGCTTAGCCAAAAGTGATATTGAGAACCAGCATGTGCCCTCAATCATTGAAGATGTCTTTAGTGAGCTCGTCTATACTGCCCAATCCTTACAGGAGCCGCGACCAGTCTTTGAAATGGAAGTACTTCAGGAGATCACACCTCCCTCCCCTCACAGACAGCTTCCTGCCCCTCAAAAACACACCGCCAAAAGTGTTCCCGTTCCGCAACTAGATTTCAGTTTTGACGACCAATCTGAGGTCGTTGAGCCCTCCCCAGCCCCAGCCCCAGAAAAAACACTCCACAAGCCTGTATTCTCTGGCGTAACCCTATATTTTGATGGGATCATTTGTCTGGAAGACAACAAAAAGGTTTTAAACCTAAGGGAACACCTCAAATCCCATCATAATATGAGACCACAAGAATATCGAGACAAATGGAAGCTACCTGAAACATATCCGATGATCGCCCCTTCCAAACTCATGAAACAGGCTGCAACTCACCGTGTGGATCCGGCCACATCAAAACTAATCCCACTGTAG
- a CDS encoding transglycosylase domain-containing protein yields MVILRRLIIVCLLLLALLFGAGISLSAYYINRVSKDLPQKFTDPIQRPEEGITITDRNGVTLATFGKKNKTFTPLSKIPKHIIATFVAVEDKRFWHHTGADPFAMARAAWLALTGKRITGASTITQQVVKNILLNDARTLERKVQEIILARRLERDLGKHAILETYLNEIYLGAGAYGIAAAAEVYFGEPLNQLNTAQVALLAGLPKAPSAYNPRAYPEKALKRRNFVISRLHRTGLISQSQLFELQALPLDLKKAAGKHTDTGIAYSTRLMLKHQPTHHNNKASTLVSSIDEAMQANVFTSLQQGLIQLDLKEGWAGPEARNQPLVTDWISPPNWAKSQPDILTPAIVQNITDVVSFTTPTGIIHLDLDDVKETVVRSSYDLRVGDGVFLSEVEGSYVMSQRPRLDGAAMVMDVNNGQILAMSGGFSFSQSQFNRALQARRQTGSLMKPLVALSALQNGYTPQSLVLDIPIKLRGTQPGEYWAPHSPRPPEGPISLKKAIVESRNYSAVRLLHKLGIPQLKQTASRLDIKLARAMDYSIALGTNEMTPAQVGAMFSAFANGGVPVVPTLFAESEKNTYNRQSPISGNQYDRSFHLLNDILKEVPITGTAKHAFRGYTLPIAVKTGTTNQSRDVWTVAYNKNIVVVVWIGRDDYSPLPIGTTGGNSAAYIVRNILEALPDRYLHQSNAIKPLGAEQKITHPAIPPTF; encoded by the coding sequence ATGGTTATTCTTAGGCGCCTGATCATAGTGTGTTTGTTACTGTTGGCACTCCTTTTCGGAGCTGGCATCTCCCTAAGTGCATACTACATTAATAGGGTCTCTAAAGACCTCCCCCAGAAGTTCACCGACCCAATCCAGCGCCCAGAAGAAGGGATCACAATTACCGACCGCAATGGGGTAACACTGGCAACATTTGGAAAAAAGAATAAAACATTCACTCCCTTATCCAAAATCCCGAAACATATCATAGCAACTTTTGTTGCCGTTGAGGATAAACGGTTTTGGCACCATACGGGCGCTGACCCGTTTGCTATGGCGCGAGCTGCCTGGCTAGCTCTCACAGGAAAACGAATTACCGGAGCCTCCACTATCACGCAGCAAGTTGTCAAAAATATTCTCTTAAACGATGCACGCACGTTAGAACGTAAGGTTCAGGAAATTATTCTAGCCCGCAGACTTGAGCGAGATCTTGGCAAACATGCAATTCTTGAGACATACCTAAATGAAATCTATCTTGGTGCTGGCGCTTACGGCATAGCAGCTGCAGCAGAGGTCTACTTTGGCGAGCCTTTGAACCAACTCAATACCGCGCAAGTCGCCCTTCTAGCCGGTTTGCCAAAGGCCCCTTCTGCTTATAACCCACGTGCCTATCCTGAAAAAGCTCTCAAACGGCGGAATTTTGTCATTAGCAGATTGCACCGAACAGGGCTTATTTCTCAAAGTCAGCTATTTGAACTTCAAGCGCTCCCTTTAGATCTAAAGAAGGCGGCTGGAAAACATACGGACACTGGGATAGCCTACTCCACCCGCTTAATGCTTAAACATCAGCCAACTCACCACAACAACAAAGCCAGCACCCTCGTTTCTTCTATAGATGAAGCAATGCAGGCAAATGTGTTTACATCTTTACAACAAGGGCTCATTCAACTGGATCTCAAAGAGGGATGGGCTGGACCTGAAGCACGTAATCAACCACTTGTTACAGACTGGATATCGCCTCCAAACTGGGCAAAGTCACAACCAGATATTCTAACCCCTGCCATTGTCCAAAACATCACAGATGTGGTTTCCTTCACAACGCCTACCGGGATCATACATTTAGATCTCGATGATGTTAAAGAAACGGTCGTCCGCTCTAGCTATGACTTAAGGGTCGGGGACGGAGTATTTCTTTCAGAGGTTGAGGGATCCTATGTAATGTCGCAACGTCCTCGGCTAGATGGTGCAGCCATGGTCATGGATGTAAACAACGGGCAGATTCTCGCAATGAGTGGGGGCTTCAGCTTTTCTCAAAGCCAGTTCAACCGAGCATTGCAAGCACGCAGGCAAACAGGATCCCTAATGAAACCACTGGTCGCGCTGTCTGCTTTACAAAATGGATATACGCCCCAAAGCCTGGTCCTTGATATTCCAATAAAGCTGAGAGGCACACAACCAGGAGAGTATTGGGCTCCGCATTCACCCCGTCCTCCGGAAGGCCCCATATCTCTCAAGAAAGCAATTGTGGAATCTCGAAATTATAGTGCTGTACGCTTGCTGCATAAACTGGGTATTCCGCAGCTTAAACAAACAGCTTCCCGCCTGGATATCAAACTCGCTCGCGCCATGGACTATTCCATAGCCTTGGGAACCAACGAAATGACACCTGCTCAAGTGGGGGCAATGTTTTCAGCCTTTGCAAATGGCGGCGTTCCCGTTGTTCCCACATTATTTGCTGAATCTGAAAAAAATACATACAACAGACAAAGCCCAATATCTGGAAATCAATATGACCGCTCGTTTCACCTGCTTAACGATATTTTGAAAGAGGTTCCAATCACCGGTACCGCAAAACATGCATTTCGCGGCTACACACTTCCTATCGCCGTGAAAACCGGTACGACCAATCAATCTAGGGACGTTTGGACAGTTGCCTATAACAAAAATATTGTCGTGGTTGTCTGGATTGGCAGAGATGATTATTCGCCTTTGCCCATCGGAACCACTGGTGGAAATAGCGCTGCATATATCGTCCGCAATATTCTGGAAGCTCTGCCTGATAGGTATCTTCATCAATCCAACGCTATCAAGCCTCTAGGGGCAGAGCAAAAGATAACTCATCCAGCAATACCACCCACATTTTAA